The Thermoleophilaceae bacterium DNA segment GCTCGACCCCGCCGACTACGGCGCCGAGCGGGCGCGCAACCTCGAGGGGTTCCTCTGGCCCGCCACCTACGAGCTCGAGCGCGGCTCGTCCGTGCAGTCGCTGGTGAACAAGCAGCTGCGCGCGTTCGACGAGAACATCGAGGGTGTCTCGATGCGCGCGGCCAGGCGCGCCAACCTCACCCCCTACGACGTGCTCATCATCGCCTCGATGGTGGAGCGCGAGGCCATGCTCGACGAGGAGCGGCCGATCATCGCCTCGGTCATCTACAACCGCCTGCGGCGCGGCGAGCCGCTGGGTATCGACGCCACCATCCGCTTCGCCACCGAGAACTGGAGCGAGCCGCTCACCGAGTCCGACCTGCGGATCGACTCCGGCTACAACACGCGCACGAATGCGGGGCTCCCGCCGGGGCCGATCGGCAGCCCGGGCCTGGAGTCGCTCGAGGCGGCCGCCAACCCCGGCGACACCGACTTCCTCTTCTACGTCGTCAAGCCCGGCACCTGCGGCGAGCACGAGTTCTCGGAGACGCTGGAGGAGTTCGAGCGCGACGCGGCCCGCTACAACCGCGAGCGCGAGGCGCGTGGCGGCCAGTCGCCCACGGACTGCTGATCGCATGACCGTCCTCGCCGGGGTGCTGGGCCATCCCGTCGCCCACAGCCGCTCGCCCGCGATCCACAACGCCGCGTTCGAGGCGCTCGGCCTCGACTGGCTGTACGTGCGCCTGCCGGTGCCGCCCGGCCTGCTGGCGGAGACGGTGCGCGCGCTGGGCGGGTCCGGGTATCGCGGGGCCAACGTCACGATCCCGCACAAGGAGGCAGCCCTCGCGACGGCCGGGAGCGCCACCGGCGCGGCTCGCGCGATCGGGGCGGCCAACACGCTGAGCTTCGCGGACGGCGGCGGCGTGACGGCCGACAACACGGACGCCGGCGGGCTGCTGGACGCGCTGGGCGAGTCGCCCGAGGGGCTGCGCTGCCTGGTGCTGGGCGCGGGCGGCGCGGGCCGTGCCGCGGCCTGGGCGCTGCGCGAGGCGGGGGCCGCCGAGGTGGCGGTGTGGAACCGCACGCCGGAGCGCGCGCGGGCGCTGGCAGAGGAGCTCGGCGTTGCGCACGCCGCCCGCCCCGGCGGCGCCGACCTGCTCGTGAACGCCACCTCGGTGGGCCTCGACCCGGCGCTCGAGGCGGCGGACGCCATCGAGGCGCTCGGCCTGACCGGGGTGGATCCGCCCGCGCGGCTGGTGGACATGGCCTACGGCGCCGAGCCCACCGCGCTGTGCGCCTGGGCCGCCCGTGCCGGCGCCCATGTGGTGGACGGCCTGGAGGTGCTCGTGCGCCAGGGTGCTCGGAGCTTCCGGATCTGGACCGGCCGGGCGGCGCCGCTGGACGTCATGCGCGCCGCCGCTCGCACCTAAACGTTCAGGCTCCGTCTGCCGATACCAGCTGCGTGACCCTGCCTCGACCTGCCCTGTTCGCGATCCTCGGCGGAGTGCTGATCCTGGCCGTCTTCGCGCTCACCCGCGCGACCGGCCAGGCCGACGACTCCGGCGCTGCCGCGCCCGCCCCTGCGCCCGCCGCGGAGGCGCCCGCGCCGGCGGCCGAGGAGCCGGTCGCCGAGCCTGCGGCCGCGAAGCCCGCAGACAGTGGCGTTCCCGCCGGCCTCGAGCAGGCCATCGAGAAGGGCCAGGTTGCCGTGCTCGCCTTCACGCAGGAGGGCGGCGCCGAGGACGACGCCGTCCGCGCCGCGGTGGGCTCGCTCAGCGGCGTCCCCGTCTTCGTCGACGACGTCACCGAGATCGCCGAGTACCGCAAGGTCGTGGGCGAGCTCGACCTCGACCGCGCCCCCGCGGTGGTGATCGTGCGCGCCGATGGCAAGGCCGAGGTCATCGAGGGCTACGTCGACCCGGGCTCGCTCGCGCAGCAGGTAGAGGACGCGAGATGACCGAGCCCTCGGCGCTCCCCGCCGCCGAGGCCGGAGAGAACACTCCCTCGAACGGCATCACGCCCCCCCGCCGCCGAGGCGGCGCCAGCCGTCCGCTGGCCGACGTGCTCGTGGAGCTGGGCTTCGTGGGCGCCGACCGCATGGCGGCGGCCGTGGAGCAGGGCCGTGCCGAGGGCGCCACGCCAGAGCGGGTGCTGGCCGAGGCGGGAGACCTGACCCCCGACCGGCACGCCCGCGCCCTGGCCGAACGCTCGGGCCTGGAGCACGTGGACCTGGCGATCTACAAGCCGGACCTGTCGGCCACGAACCTGATCAGCGCCCAGAAGGCGCGGCGTTACGAGGCCGTGCCGATCGGCTACGACGAGGCCGGCACGCTGCTCGTGGCGATGGCGAAGCCGGGCAACGTGCTCGCCCTGGACGACTTCAAGCTCATGACGGGCAGCGAGGTGCGCGCCGTGGTGGCGTCGGCCGACGACATCGCCGGTCTGATCGGGCGCATGAACCGCCTGGACGACGCGGTGGCCGAGGCCGTGGAGGACCAGGACGAGGAGGAGCTGGCCGTCGTCTCCGAGATCCGCGAGTCGGCCGATGACGCGCCCGTCATCAAGCTCGTGAACTCGATCATCGCCCAGGCCGCCCAGGACGGTGCCTCCGACATCCACTTCGAACCCGAGGGCCGCGACATGCGCGTGCGCTTCCGCGTGGACGGCGTGCTCACCGAGACCACCACGATCCCGCGACGCATGATCCCCGGCGTGATCTCGCGGGTGAAGATCATGGGCGACCTCGACATCGCCGAGCGGCGCATGCCCCAGGACGGACGCGTGGGGCTCACGGTGGAGGGCCGCGGGGTCGACATCCGGATCGTGACGATCCCGTCGGTGCACGGCGAGGGCATCGTCATGCGCCTGCTCGACAAGGACACGTCGCTGATCACGCTCGACGCGCTCGGCATGAAGGACGACAGCCGCGACCGCTTCGAGGCCGCCAGCCGCGCCTCCCATGGCTGCGTGCTGGTGACGGGGCCCACCGGGTCGGGCAAGTCCACCACGCTGTACGCGGCGCTCAACGCCATCAACTCGATCGACAAGCACATCATCACGATCGAGGACCCGGTGGAGTACCAGCTCCCGGGCCTCACCCAGATCCAGGTGAACAACCGCTCGGGGCTGACGTTCGCGCGCGGCCTGCGCTCCATGCTGCGCGCCGATCCCGACGTGATCATGGTCGGCGAGATCCGCGACGGCGAGACCGCGCGCATCGCGGTGGAGTCCGCGCTCACCGGCCACCTCGTCCTCTCCACCCTGCACACCAACGACGCGCCGTCCGCGATCACCCGCCTCACCGAGATGGGGATCGAGCCCTTCCTCACCGCCTCGGCCGTGGACTGCGTGGTGGCTCAGCGGCTGGCGCGAATGCTCTGCCGGCACTGCCGCAGGGAGACCACGCTCGGCCCGGACGCGCTCGCCGCCGCGGGCCATGAGGTGGAGGAGCCGATCCAGGCCTTCGAGCCGGCCGGCTGCGGCCGCTGCGGCGGCAGCGGGTATCGCGGCCGCACCGGCCTGTTCGAGGTGATGAGCGTGAGCGAGGAGATCCGCTCGCTCGCGATCAAGCGCGAGTCCGCCGACGTGATCCGCACCGTGGCCGTGGAGCAGGGAATGCGCCTGCTGCGCGACGACGGGCTGGAGAAGGTGCGCCACGGCGTGACCTCCATCGCCGAGGTGGCGAGGGTCGCGTGAGCTGCCGATAACGAGGAGGACCCAGACCGCATGAGCATCGATTTCGCCGACATCCTGATCGAGGTCTCGCGCCTCGGAGCATCCGACCTGCACCTCACGGCCGGCTCGCCTCCGATGGTGCGCGAGCGTGGCCGCCTGCGCGCGCTGGACTACCCCAAGCTGTCCCCGCAGGACACGCGCGAGATCGTCTACTCGATCCTCACCAACGACCAGCGCAAGAAGCTCGAGACCGACTGGCAGATCGACCTCTCCTACGCGGTCCCCGGCCACGGCCGCTACCGCGTGAACGCCTACTACCAGCGCGCCTCGCTCGGCGCCGCGTTCCGGCTGATCCCCCAGGACATGCCGCACCTGGAGACCCTCGGGCTGCCGCAGGTCCTGATGGACTTCGCGCGCAAGCCGCGCGGCCTGGTGCTCGTGACCGGCCCGACCGGCTCGGGCAAGTCCACGACGCTCGCGGCCATGGTCGACCGCATCAACGACGAGCGCCACGAGCACATCCTCACCGTGGAGGACCCGATCGAGTTCCTCCACCGGCACAAGAACTGCATCGTCAACCAGCGCGAGCTGGGCTCGGACGCGCAGAGCTTCGCGATGGGCCTCAAGGCCGCGCTGCGCCAGGACCCCGACGTGATCCTGGTGGGCGAGATGCGCGACCTCGAGACCATCTCCACCGCCCTGACCGCCGCGGAGACCGGGCACCTCGTCTTCGCCACCCTGCACACGCAGGACACCGCACAGACGGTGGACCGCATCGTGGACGTCTTCCCGCCCGAGCAGCAGCACCAGGTGCGCGTGCAGCTGTCGGTGGCCCTGCAGGGCATCGTCACCCAGCAGCTGCTGCAGACGACCGACGGCAAGGGCCGCGTGTGCGCCGCCGAGGTGCTGGTGCCCACGCCTGCCGTGCGCAACCTCATCCGCGAGGGCAAGACGCACCAGATCTACTCGGCGCTGCAGACCGGCGGCTCGCACGGCATGCAGACGATGGACGCCGCGCTGGCGGAGCTCGTGCGCGCCAACAAGATCACCCGCGAGCTGGCGGAGTCACGCTCCTCCACGCCGCAGGAGCTGCGCCGGCTGCTCGGAACGGTGAAGGTCGCGTAGGGCGCGTATGGCCACGTTCGCCTTCAAGGCCCTGGACCTCCAGGGCATCGCCCAGCGCGGGGAGCTGGACGCCGAGGACAAGCAGGCCGTGGCGTCGCAGCTGCGCTCCAAGGGCCTCATCGTCATCGACATCGAGGAGTGCAAGCCCACCGACGTGGGCGACATCCTCGGCCGCTTCAAGCGGGTCAAGCCACAGGAGCTCACCGTGATGACGCGGCAGCTCTCCACGATGATCTCCTCGGGCATGTCGCTCCTGCGCTCGTTCTACGTGCTGGAGGACCAGGCCGAGAACGAGAAGCTGCGCGACGCGCTCGTCCAGATCCGCAAGGACGTGGAGGCGGGCATCTCGCTGTCCGGCGCGTTCGAGCGCCACCCCGACATCTTCAGCGACCTCTACGTGGCGATGGTGGCCGCCGGCGAGACGGGCGGCATCCTGGAGGACACCCTCAAGCGCGTGGCCGACCAGCTCGAGAAGGACGACGCCCTGCGCCGCCAGGTGAAGTCGGCGATGACCTACCCGATCCTGATCGGCGGCTTCGCCGTGACCGTTCTCGTCGCGCTGGTGGCGTTCCTCGTCCCGGTGTTCGAGCAGGTGTTCGAGGACTTCGGCGGGGAGCTGCCGGCCATCACGAAGATGACCGTGACGTTGTCGCACTTCATCACGGGCCGCTGGTACATCCTGATCGCCATCGTCATCGCCGTCATCTACGCCTTCAAGCGCTGGAAGGCGTCCGAGAAGGGCCGCGAGCAGTGGGACCGCTTCAAGCTGAAGCTGCCCTGGAAGATCGGCGGCATCGTGCAGAAGGTTGCGCTGGCGCGCTTCTCCCGCACCTACTCCGCCCTGATCGCCGCCGGCGTGCCGATGCTCGAGGCCATCGAGATCACCGGCCGCACCTCGGGCAACAAGGTGATCGAGAAGGCCATGGATGCGGTGCGCGACTCGGTGAAGCGCGGCGGCTCGATCGCCGCGCCCATGCGCTCGGAGCCGAGCGCCTTCCCGGTGATGGTCACCCAGATGATCGGCGTGGGCGAGGAGACCGGCGCGCTGGACGCCATGCTCACGAAGATCGCCGAGTTCTACGAGGACGAGGTCGCGGCCGCCCTGAAGATGCTGACGTCGATCCTCGAGCCGGTGATGATCATGTTCGTCGGCGCCATGGTCGGGTTCATCGTCATCTCGATGTACCTCCCGATGTTCCAGGTGTACGACCAGATCAAGTAAGGCGGGGCTCGGCTCGCCGCCGCGACGAACGTCGCTGGGTGGCCCCATAGGGGGCGGCGAGCGACGTTCGCTGGTGGCCGCGCCCTCAGTAGGTGAACGTCATCGCCTCGTCGCCGGCGAACTCCATCAGCGGCGAGGCGCCTTTGAGCTCGGCGTTCTGGACCAGTTCGTCCTCGTCCAGGTCACGCTCGTTGAAGCAGATCGGGCACACGTAGAAGCGCCCGCCCTTCTCGATGAACTGCTCGTGCACGCGCGCGACCGGCGGCTCCATGCCCTCGCGGATCGGGTCCGCGTAGCCGTCCATGGCGAGGCGCACGCCGTCCGACGTGAGCCACATCACCACGTCCTTGCCCTGGTCCAGCGCGGCGCCGGCGGTGAGGTAGGCCACCACCACGCGGTCGGGGTCCTCCTCGCCGTGCGAGCAGCCGACGATCACGCGTCCGTTACCTGCCATCACTCATCCCCCCTTGGTTTCGTGGCGCGGATGGTCGACCCCATCGCGCCGAACTTGGCGGCCTTGCGCCGCGTGTCCTCGAACGCCGAGCGGGCGTAGGTGTCCACGAGCTCGCCCTGCTCGATCTCCGTGTAGCCCATCCCCACGAGGATGCGCGCGTGCTCTCCTTCCAGGAGAGCCCCGGCGATTCACCCGGTCCAGAGGTCGATGCGCTTGCGTGCGTCCTCGGAGACCTCGGTGTGGACCACGACGTCGGCCACCTGCAGCCGGCCACCGGGGCGCAGCACGCGGTCGATCTCGGCGAAGACCGCCTCCTTGTCGGGCACGAGGTCGATGACGCCGTTGGAAAGGACGACGTCCACGGACCCGTCCTCCAAGGGCAGCGACTCGATCAGCGACTCGTGCACCTCGACGTTGGTCAGCCCCATCTCGCGCGCGCTCTCCCGCGCCCGGTCGAGCATGGCCGGGGTCATGTCGATCCCGGTCACGTGCCCGCCCGGGCCGGCCATCTGAGCGGCCACCAGCAGGTCGGTGCCGGCGCCGCAGCCGAGGTCGAGCACCCGCCGGTCCGCCTCCACGCGCCCGAGGGAGAAGGGGTTGGCCACGCCCGCGAAGCTCTCCACGGTCGCGTCGGGCACGCGCGAGAGCTCGGGCTGGGGATAGTCCAGGTCCTCAGCCCACGCGCGGCCGGTGGGGAAGAGAAAGTCCTGGCCCTGTTCGCTGGAGACGTCGGTGTAGGTCTGCCGGATCTCGCGCCGGAGGACGTCGACGTCCACGGGGAGGTTCACGGTGCTCACGAGGCGAGCCTACCCCCGCCCGGCCGGTCTGCCCAGCACCGCTGGGGCATGGAGGGGTTTCTAAGCCGGCATGTCCACGACGCACGCGGGCACCGTGGCGTCGCAGCAGTCGGTGAGCGTGGTGATGAAGGCGCGCTCGGACGGCGTCAGGTGGCGGTCGTGTGCGCGCAGCAGCTGGATTGGCCGTGAGGGGGTGGCCCCGCCCGCGATGCGGAAGGAGCTCAGGCGCCCCTGCTCGAGCTCGTCCTCCACCACCAGCCGGGAGACGAAGCCCACGCCGAGCCCGGCCGCCACCGCCCGCTTGATCGCCTCGTTGGAGTCGAGCTCCCACGTCTTGGCCGGGCGCACCCCGGCGGCGCTCAGGTGCCTGTCCGCTGTCGCGCGCGTGGAGGAGCCGCGCTCACGGACCAGCAGCGTGTGCCCGGCGAGCTCCTCTGCGCGGACGTCCTCTGCGGCGAAGGTGCCCGGCGCCACGATGCCCACGAGCTCGTCGTCGAGGAACGGCTCGACGGCCACGGTCGGGACGGCCTGGATCTCGCCCGCGATCCCCAGCTGAACCTCGCGCGTGGCGACCTGGCGCATGACCTCGGCGCTGGGGCCGATCGACATCGTCACGTCCACGCCCGGGTGGCGCTCGGCGAAGCACTTCAGCACCGAGGGGAGCACGTAGGTGCCCGGCGTGGTGGACGCCGCGAGCGTGAGCACGCCCGTTTCGCCCCCGCGCAGCGCCCGCAGCTCGTCCTCCATCGCCGCCAGTGAGCCGAGCATCTGCGAGGCGTGGTCGGCCACGACGCGGCCGGCGTCGGTGAGGGTCGAGCCGCGGCCTTCGCGCCGCAGGAGCGGCTCACCGACCGCGCCCTCGAGGGTCTTGAGGTGCTTCGTGGCCGACGGCTGCCCGATGCGGCACGCGTCGGCCGCCGCGGAGATCGAGCCGCGACGCTCCACCTCCACGAGCAGCCGCAGGCGCAGCGGGTCCAGCGCCTGGGCCATGCCGTTCTGGAAGTTCACGGATTCCCAGTCTGCCCTAGCGGAATGGAGAGCGCAACCCTACCGTCCACTCCCATGTACTTCCGCCAGCTCCTCAACGACGACACGGCGTGCGCCTCCTACCTCCTCGGCTGCAAGTCGCGTTCGAGCTTCGCGGTCGTGGACCCGCACATCGCCCTCGTCGACGACTACCTGCGCCTCGCCGAGGGGCAGGGAGCGTCGATCACCGCCGTCCTCGAGACCCACGTCCAGGCCGATCACGTGTCCGGCCTACCCGACCTCGTGGCCCGCACGGGGGCCACGGCCTACCTGCCCGAGGGAGCCGACGTGGCCTTCGACCACGTGGCGCTCGCGCACGGTGGAGAGGTCGAGCTCGGCAACGTCTCGGTGGGCGCCCTGGCCACGCCCGGCCATGCCGCGGCGCACAACGCGTACACCGTCACCGACCACACCCGGGCCGAGGAGCCGTGGCTCGTGCTCACGGGTGACGCGCTGCTGGTGGGCGACGCCGGGCGCCCCGACCTCCACGCGTACGGCGAGCTGTCTCCCGAGGAGATGGCACGCCGGCTGCACCGCTCCATCCGCGATCGCATCCTCTCGCTGCCCGATCACGTGGCTCTCTACCCCGCGCACTACTCCGGCTCGGTGTGCGGCCGCGGGCTCTCCGCGGTGCCCGCGTCCACGGTCGGCTTCGAGCGCGCGCACAACCCGGCGCTG contains these protein-coding regions:
- the aroE gene encoding shikimate dehydrogenase; protein product: MTVLAGVLGHPVAHSRSPAIHNAAFEALGLDWLYVRLPVPPGLLAETVRALGGSGYRGANVTIPHKEAALATAGSATGAARAIGAANTLSFADGGGVTADNTDAGGLLDALGESPEGLRCLVLGAGGAGRAAAWALREAGAAEVAVWNRTPERARALAEELGVAHAARPGGADLLVNATSVGLDPALEAADAIEALGLTGVDPPARLVDMAYGAEPTALCAWAARAGAHVVDGLEVLVRQGARSFRIWTGRAAPLDVMRAAART
- a CDS encoding ATPase, T2SS/T4P/T4SS family, coding for MTEPSALPAAEAGENTPSNGITPPRRRGGASRPLADVLVELGFVGADRMAAAVEQGRAEGATPERVLAEAGDLTPDRHARALAERSGLEHVDLAIYKPDLSATNLISAQKARRYEAVPIGYDEAGTLLVAMAKPGNVLALDDFKLMTGSEVRAVVASADDIAGLIGRMNRLDDAVAEAVEDQDEEELAVVSEIRESADDAPVIKLVNSIIAQAAQDGASDIHFEPEGRDMRVRFRVDGVLTETTTIPRRMIPGVISRVKIMGDLDIAERRMPQDGRVGLTVEGRGVDIRIVTIPSVHGEGIVMRLLDKDTSLITLDALGMKDDSRDRFEAASRASHGCVLVTGPTGSGKSTTLYAALNAINSIDKHIITIEDPVEYQLPGLTQIQVNNRSGLTFARGLRSMLRADPDVIMVGEIRDGETARIAVESALTGHLVLSTLHTNDAPSAITRLTEMGIEPFLTASAVDCVVAQRLARMLCRHCRRETTLGPDALAAAGHEVEEPIQAFEPAGCGRCGGSGYRGRTGLFEVMSVSEEIRSLAIKRESADVIRTVAVEQGMRLLRDDGLEKVRHGVTSIAEVARVA
- a CDS encoding type IV pilus twitching motility protein PilT encodes the protein MSIDFADILIEVSRLGASDLHLTAGSPPMVRERGRLRALDYPKLSPQDTREIVYSILTNDQRKKLETDWQIDLSYAVPGHGRYRVNAYYQRASLGAAFRLIPQDMPHLETLGLPQVLMDFARKPRGLVLVTGPTGSGKSTTLAAMVDRINDERHEHILTVEDPIEFLHRHKNCIVNQRELGSDAQSFAMGLKAALRQDPDVILVGEMRDLETISTALTAAETGHLVFATLHTQDTAQTVDRIVDVFPPEQQHQVRVQLSVALQGIVTQQLLQTTDGKGRVCAAEVLVPTPAVRNLIREGKTHQIYSALQTGGSHGMQTMDAALAELVRANKITRELAESRSSTPQELRRLLGTVKVA
- a CDS encoding type II secretion system F family protein — translated: MATFAFKALDLQGIAQRGELDAEDKQAVASQLRSKGLIVIDIEECKPTDVGDILGRFKRVKPQELTVMTRQLSTMISSGMSLLRSFYVLEDQAENEKLRDALVQIRKDVEAGISLSGAFERHPDIFSDLYVAMVAAGETGGILEDTLKRVADQLEKDDALRRQVKSAMTYPILIGGFAVTVLVALVAFLVPVFEQVFEDFGGELPAITKMTVTLSHFITGRWYILIAIVIAVIYAFKRWKASEKGREQWDRFKLKLPWKIGGIVQKVALARFSRTYSALIAAGVPMLEAIEITGRTSGNKVIEKAMDAVRDSVKRGGSIAAPMRSEPSAFPVMVTQMIGVGEETGALDAMLTKIAEFYEDEVAAALKMLTSILEPVMIMFVGAMVGFIVISMYLPMFQVYDQIK
- a CDS encoding DsrE family protein, translating into MAGNGRVIVGCSHGEEDPDRVVVAYLTAGAALDQGKDVVMWLTSDGVRLAMDGYADPIREGMEPPVARVHEQFIEKGGRFYVCPICFNERDLDEDELVQNAELKGASPLMEFAGDEAMTFTY
- a CDS encoding methyltransferase domain-containing protein; the protein is MSTVNLPVDVDVLRREIRQTYTDVSSEQGQDFLFPTGRAWAEDLDYPQPELSRVPDATVESFAGVANPFSLGRVEADRRVLDLGCGAGTDLLVAAQMAGPGGHVTGIDMTPAMLDRARESAREMGLTNVEVHESLIESLPLEDGSVDVVLSNGVIDLVPDKEAVFAEIDRVLRPGGRLQVADVVVHTEVSEDARKRIDLWTG
- a CDS encoding LysR substrate-binding domain-containing protein, producing the protein MNFQNGMAQALDPLRLRLLVEVERRGSISAAADACRIGQPSATKHLKTLEGAVGEPLLRREGRGSTLTDAGRVVADHASQMLGSLAAMEDELRALRGGETGVLTLAASTTPGTYVLPSVLKCFAERHPGVDVTMSIGPSAEVMRQVATREVQLGIAGEIQAVPTVAVEPFLDDELVGIVAPGTFAAEDVRAEELAGHTLLVRERGSSTRATADRHLSAAGVRPAKTWELDSNEAIKRAVAAGLGVGFVSRLVVEDELEQGRLSSFRIAGGATPSRPIQLLRAHDRHLTPSERAFITTLTDCCDATVPACVVDMPA
- a CDS encoding MBL fold metallo-hydrolase, which translates into the protein MYFRQLLNDDTACASYLLGCKSRSSFAVVDPHIALVDDYLRLAEGQGASITAVLETHVQADHVSGLPDLVARTGATAYLPEGADVAFDHVALAHGGEVELGNVSVGALATPGHAAAHNAYTVTDHTRAEEPWLVLTGDALLVGDAGRPDLHAYGELSPEEMARRLHRSIRDRILSLPDHVALYPAHYSGSVCGRGLSAVPASTVGFERAHNPALRFDGEDEFAAALVRDMPPAPGGQAEIVAANRAGRPRSPA